The proteins below come from a single Fusobacterium nucleatum genomic window:
- the nifU gene encoding Fe-S cluster assembly scaffold protein NifU codes for MQYTEKVMQHFMHPHNVGVIENPDGYGKVGNPSCGDIMEIFIKVDNDIITDVKFRTFGCASAIASSSISTDMIIGKTVEEALQVTNKAVVEALGGLPAVKMHCSVLAEEAIKMAIEDYIAKRDGKKAE; via the coding sequence ATGCAATATACAGAAAAGGTTATGCAACACTTTATGCATCCTCATAATGTGGGAGTAATTGAAAACCCAGATGGGTATGGAAAAGTAGGAAATCCCTCTTGTGGAGATATAATGGAAATTTTTATTAAAGTTGATAATGATATAATTACAGATGTAAAATTTAGAACTTTTGGTTGTGCATCAGCTATTGCAAGTTCTTCAATTTCAACTGATATGATTATAGGAAAAACAGTTGAGGAAGCTTTACAAGTGACAAATAAAGCAGTTGTTGAAGCATTAGGTGGATTACCAGCTGTTAAAATGCATTGTTCAGTTTTAGCAGAAGAAGCTATCAAGATGGCAATAGAAGATTATATAGCTAAGAGAGATGGAAAAAAAGCTGAATAG
- the nifS gene encoding cysteine desulfurase NifS has protein sequence MKVYLDNNATTKVDEEVVKAMMPYFSEYYGNPFSLHLFGAETGKAITEARQTIADILKAKPNEIIFTASGSEGDNLAIRGIAKAYKHRGKHIITSTIEHPAVKNTFIDLMDDGFEITMVPVDENGVIIMDEFKKALREDTILVSVMHANNEVGTFQPIEEIAKITKERKIIFHVDAVQTMGKVEIYPERMGIDLLSFSGHKFHAPKGIGVLYKRDGIRLARVITGGNQEGKRRPGTSNVPYIVGLAKALQMAVADMKEVWDKEEKLRDYFEDEITKRIPEIKINGKGARRLPGTSSITFKYLEGESMLLNLSLKGIAVSSGSACSSDSLQPSHVLLAMGIPAEFAHGTLRFSLSKYTTKEEIDYTIESLVEIIEKLRELSPLWKTFRDNKLTNEASF, from the coding sequence ATGAAAGTTTATTTAGATAATAATGCAACAACAAAGGTTGATGAAGAAGTTGTGAAAGCAATGATGCCATATTTTTCAGAATATTATGGCAATCCATTTAGCTTACATTTATTTGGAGCTGAAACAGGAAAGGCAATAACAGAAGCAAGACAAACTATTGCTGATATTTTAAAAGCAAAGCCAAATGAAATAATTTTTACTGCTTCTGGAAGTGAAGGAGATAATTTAGCAATTAGAGGAATAGCAAAGGCATATAAACATAGAGGAAAACATATTATAACATCAACAATAGAACATCCAGCAGTAAAAAATACTTTTATAGATTTAATGGATGATGGCTTTGAAATTACAATGGTGCCAGTTGATGAAAATGGTGTTATAATAATGGATGAATTTAAAAAAGCATTGAGAGAAGATACAATTCTTGTAAGTGTTATGCATGCAAATAATGAAGTTGGAACTTTTCAACCAATAGAAGAAATTGCAAAAATAACAAAGGAAAGAAAAATAATATTCCATGTTGATGCAGTTCAAACTATGGGAAAAGTTGAAATATATCCAGAAAGAATGGGAATAGATTTGTTATCTTTCTCAGGACATAAGTTCCATGCACCAAAGGGAATAGGAGTTTTATACAAAAGAGATGGTATTCGTTTAGCAAGAGTTATCACAGGAGGTAACCAAGAAGGAAAAAGAAGACCAGGAACTTCAAATGTTCCTTATATAGTTGGTTTGGCTAAGGCACTTCAAATGGCAGTAGCCGATATGAAAGAAGTGTGGGATAAAGAGGAAAAATTAAGAGATTATTTTGAAGATGAAATTACAAAAAGAATACCAGAAATAAAAATAAATGGAAAAGGCGCAAGAAGATTGCCAGGTACTTCAAGTATCACTTTTAAATACTTAGAAGGAGAATCTATGCTTTTAAATCTAAGTTTAAAAGGAATTGCAGTAAGTTCAGGTTCAGCTTGTTCATCTGACAGTTTACAACCATCACATGTTTTACTGGCTATGGGAATACCAGCTGAATTTGCACATGGAACACTAAGATTTTCTTTAAGTAAATACACTACAAAAGAAGAAATTGATTATACTATTGAATCATTGGTTGAAATAATAGAAAAATTAAGAGAATTATCACCATTATGGAAAACTTTTAGAGATAATAAACTGACTAATGAAGCAAGTTTTTAA
- the nth gene encoding endonuclease III, which produces MTKKEKVKKILAELEKKFGEPKCALDFKTSFELLVAVILSAQCTDKRVNIVTEEMFKHVNTPEQFANMKLEEIENYIKSTGFFRNKAKNIKKCSEQLLEKYNGEVPQDMDKLTELAGVGRKTANVVRGEVWGLADGITVDTHVKRLSNLIGLVDSEDPIKIELELMKIVPKKSWINFSHYLILHGRATCIARRPKCSECEISEYCNYGVKKLSNEN; this is translated from the coding sequence ATGACAAAGAAAGAAAAAGTAAAAAAAATATTAGCAGAATTAGAAAAGAAGTTTGGAGAACCTAAATGTGCTTTGGATTTCAAAACTTCTTTTGAACTTTTGGTGGCAGTTATACTCTCTGCACAATGTACAGATAAAAGAGTCAATATAGTTACAGAAGAAATGTTTAAGCATGTAAACACACCAGAACAATTTGCTAATATGAAATTAGAAGAAATTGAAAACTATATAAAAAGTACTGGTTTTTTTAGAAATAAAGCTAAGAATATAAAAAAGTGTAGTGAGCAGTTATTAGAAAAATATAATGGAGAAGTCCCACAGGATATGGATAAACTCACAGAGTTAGCAGGAGTTGGAAGAAAGACTGCCAATGTTGTAAGAGGAGAAGTTTGGGGACTTGCAGATGGTATAACTGTTGATACTCATGTAAAAAGACTTTCAAATTTAATAGGACTTGTAGATAGTGAAGATCCGATAAAAATTGAATTGGAGCTTATGAAAATTGTTCCTAAAAAATCTTGGATAAATTTTTCTCACTATCTTATTTTACATGGAAGAGCAACTTGTATAGCAAGAAGACCAAAATGTTCAGAGTGTGAAATTTCTGAGTATTGCAACTATGGAGTAAAAAAATTATCTAATGAGAACTAA
- a CDS encoding GNAT family N-acetyltransferase — protein MSKFKIRNMRENDIEIIYKNLHLDFVNKYFKNKRQQQKIYKNHNEWYKAHISSFDYSIYVFEDEENNFVAMTSYEILRDIAKVNIYLNKDFRNKGYSQEILSESINKFLNDNKNIKYLQAYILEENIASKKIFENLGFMYDDKKEICNDRLEYLIFIKQL, from the coding sequence TTGTCCAAGTTCAAAATAAGAAATATGAGGGAAAATGATATTGAGATTATTTACAAAAATTTACATTTAGATTTTGTAAATAAATATTTCAAAAATAAAAGGCAACAACAAAAAATATATAAAAATCATAATGAATGGTATAAAGCTCATATATCTTCTTTTGATTACTCAATTTATGTATTTGAAGATGAAGAAAATAACTTTGTAGCAATGACAAGTTATGAAATTTTAAGAGATATTGCAAAAGTGAATATCTATTTAAATAAGGATTTTAGGAATAAAGGATATTCACAAGAAATACTATCTGAAAGTATAAATAAATTTTTAAATGATAATAAAAATATAAAATATCTTCAAGCATATATATTAGAAGAAAATATTGCTTCAAAAAAGATTTTTGAAAATTTAGGTTTTATGTATGATGATAAAAAAGAAATTTGTAACGACAGGCTAGAATATTTAATATTTATTAAGCAACTTTAA